Proteins from a genomic interval of Pseudodesulfovibrio nedwellii:
- a CDS encoding TrmH family RNA methyltransferase codes for MQNNDRDKKDGKIYVVGNKPVKELLMDNPRKVDFVAFRKGRRDQAVEEIIELCRTQKVPHKSVSAQDLDYMYRGNHQGIAARCATLDYTPLEQLLEDAVDAPLPLIVALDQVQDTGNVGVLARTIHALGGAGLIVCQHHGAYLGAGALRSSAGALNKLPVAKVGNLANAMKDCVNYDYTLYAARMTSDSANVYTAELETPAVLVLGNEEKGIRPGVSKFCHHSVHVPFQREFDSLNVAQAGAIIVSEFARRLG; via the coding sequence ATGCAAAATAATGACCGGGACAAAAAAGACGGGAAAATCTATGTGGTTGGCAACAAGCCGGTCAAAGAACTCCTCATGGACAACCCACGCAAAGTGGACTTCGTCGCCTTTCGAAAAGGACGACGTGATCAGGCCGTGGAAGAAATAATTGAGCTGTGTCGGACACAAAAAGTTCCGCACAAGTCAGTTTCCGCTCAGGACCTCGATTACATGTATCGGGGTAATCATCAGGGAATCGCGGCCCGATGTGCCACCCTCGACTACACTCCGCTTGAACAACTTCTCGAAGATGCTGTGGACGCTCCGCTGCCGCTCATCGTAGCCTTGGATCAGGTACAGGATACCGGCAATGTCGGCGTTCTTGCCCGGACCATCCACGCGCTCGGTGGAGCCGGACTCATCGTCTGCCAGCATCACGGAGCCTATCTCGGTGCCGGAGCTCTCCGATCCTCTGCTGGTGCGCTCAACAAGCTGCCAGTCGCTAAGGTCGGCAATCTCGCCAACGCCATGAAAGATTGCGTCAACTACGACTACACACTCTATGCTGCCCGCATGACATCTGATTCGGCCAACGTCTATACCGCCGAACTCGAAACGCCCGCTGTACTCGTGCTTGGCAACGAAGAAAAAGGCATCCGACCCGGCGTCTCCAAATTCTGTCACCACAGTGTGCACGTGCCTTTCCAGAGGGAATTTGATTCGCTCAACGTAGCACAGGCCGGAGCCATCATCGTCTCCGAGTTCGCCCGTCGGTTGGGATAA
- a CDS encoding 30S ribosomal protein S1: MEKTTESVEVPEMDMEMNFADALDEYLNSDFGDLDEGTIVSGEVVKVDKDYVLVDVNFKSEGQIPVSEFTEADGTVTIEVGEKVDVFVARKNEAEGTIYLSRDKAKRMQLFDKLEELQEKDGEVVGRIIRRIKGGYTVDLGGVEAFLPGSHVDLRPVPDMDALVNQEFDFKILKINRRRSNVIVSRRVLLEELRSEQRDKLLGTLEEGQVVEGKVKNITEYGVFIDLGGLDGLLHITDMSWKRIKHPKEMVNLGDDLELKILNFDREGQKVSLGLKQLVPDPWENIAEKYPEDSRFNGTITNLADYGAFVELENGVEGLVHISEMSWTRKLRHPSQMVKVGDEVEVIVLGVDPEKKRISLGMKQISPNPWDVVAEKYPEGTVLEGAIKNITEFGVFIGIEEGIDGLIHVSDISWTKKIRHPSEVYKSGDSVQAKVLTVDKENEKFTLGVKQLTEDPWSHVPAKYPVGQKVNGTVTNITDFGLFVEVEEGIEGLVHVSEISRKKIKSPSEMFKEGDVIEAKVIHVSADERRLGLSIKQTKEEPARSGGGKSKSFGGGGIDAGSTLGDLLREKLEEAAGEIPMDEPEAVVEEVVEAAPEAPVEEVVEAEAPVEEAVAEEAAPEEAPVEEAAAEEESK, from the coding sequence ATGGAAAAAACTACTGAATCTGTTGAAGTCCCCGAAATGGACATGGAAATGAATTTCGCTGATGCTCTTGATGAGTATCTGAATTCCGATTTCGGAGATCTGGACGAAGGCACCATCGTTTCTGGTGAAGTCGTCAAAGTCGACAAGGATTACGTGCTCGTTGACGTGAATTTCAAGTCCGAAGGACAAATTCCCGTTTCCGAGTTCACCGAAGCCGATGGCACTGTGACCATCGAAGTCGGTGAAAAGGTCGACGTTTTCGTCGCCCGCAAAAACGAAGCCGAAGGCACCATCTACTTGTCCCGTGACAAGGCCAAGCGGATGCAGCTTTTTGATAAACTGGAAGAGCTTCAGGAGAAGGACGGCGAAGTCGTCGGCCGCATCATCCGTCGCATCAAGGGCGGTTACACCGTCGACTTGGGTGGCGTTGAAGCATTCCTGCCTGGTTCCCATGTTGATCTCCGTCCGGTCCCCGACATGGACGCTCTGGTCAACCAGGAATTTGATTTCAAGATCCTCAAGATCAACCGTCGCCGTTCCAACGTCATCGTTTCCCGCCGCGTACTGCTCGAAGAGCTGCGCAGTGAACAGCGTGACAAGTTGCTCGGCACCCTCGAAGAGGGCCAGGTTGTGGAAGGTAAGGTCAAGAACATCACCGAATACGGCGTGTTCATCGACCTCGGCGGCCTCGACGGTCTGCTCCACATCACTGACATGTCCTGGAAGCGCATCAAGCATCCTAAGGAAATGGTCAATCTGGGCGACGATCTCGAACTGAAGATTCTCAACTTCGACCGTGAAGGTCAGAAGGTCTCTCTCGGACTCAAGCAGCTCGTGCCTGATCCGTGGGAAAATATTGCTGAAAAGTACCCCGAGGATTCCCGTTTCAACGGTACCATCACCAACCTCGCTGACTACGGCGCATTTGTTGAGTTGGAGAACGGCGTTGAAGGTCTGGTTCACATCTCCGAGATGTCCTGGACCCGCAAGCTTCGTCACCCCTCCCAGATGGTCAAGGTCGGCGACGAAGTGGAAGTCATCGTACTCGGCGTGGACCCGGAGAAGAAGCGTATCTCTCTCGGCATGAAGCAGATCTCCCCGAACCCGTGGGATGTCGTGGCTGAGAAGTACCCCGAGGGCACCGTCCTTGAGGGCGCAATCAAGAACATCACCGAATTCGGCGTGTTCATCGGCATCGAGGAAGGCATTGATGGCCTGATCCACGTTTCCGATATCTCCTGGACCAAGAAAATCCGTCACCCTTCGGAAGTCTACAAGTCCGGCGATTCCGTCCAGGCGAAGGTCCTCACCGTGGACAAGGAGAACGAGAAGTTCACCTTGGGCGTGAAGCAGCTGACCGAAGATCCCTGGTCTCATGTTCCTGCCAAGTACCCCGTGGGCCAGAAGGTCAACGGCACCGTCACCAACATCACTGACTTCGGTCTGTTTGTTGAGGTCGAGGAAGGTATTGAAGGTCTGGTTCACGTTTCCGAGATCAGCCGTAAAAAGATCAAGTCTCCCTCCGAGATGTTCAAGGAAGGCGACGTCATCGAAGCCAAGGTTATCCATGTGTCCGCTGATGAGCGCCGTCTCGGCCTGTCCATCAAGCAGACCAAGGAAGAGCCTGCACGCTCCGGCGGCGGCAAGTCCAAATCCTTTGGCGGCGGCGGCATCGATGCCGGTTCCACCTTGGGCGACCTGCTCCGCGAGAAGCTGGAAGAAGCAGCTGGCGAAATCCCCATGGATGAGCCCGAAGCCGTTGTTGAGGAAGTGGTAGAAGCCGCTCCTGAAGCTCCGGTTGAAGAAGTTGTTGAAGCCGAAGCTCCGGTCGAAGAAGCCGTTGCTGAGGAAGCTGCTCCTGAAGAAGCTCCGGTTGAAGAAGCCGCTGCTGAAGAAGAAAGCAAGTAA
- a CDS encoding phage capsid protein translates to MSTTVSNGFVTQYVEMVHQAYQAQGSKMRQTVRLQSEVEGSKCVFQKVGKGAAGKKTRHGNVPLMNLNHSNVSCTLSDWYAAEYIDKLDELKDKGDEKQVAANAGAWALGRKIDELIITKLGGAANVVAENTSGLTKDKILQAFGTMNANDVPDDGHRFAVVGPHQWNELLNIQEFKSSDYAGEQYPWLKGTESRTWLGITWMFHTGLPLDNGMRKCFVYHRNAAGLAEGQKVKAFVDWVPEKAAHLVDHMLSAGACLIDPDGVIEIQCDDDAVIL, encoded by the coding sequence ATGTCCACAACTGTCAGTAATGGTTTTGTAACCCAATATGTTGAAATGGTGCATCAGGCTTATCAGGCTCAGGGCTCTAAAATGCGCCAGACCGTCCGCCTTCAGAGTGAGGTCGAAGGTTCCAAGTGCGTGTTTCAGAAAGTCGGCAAGGGTGCGGCTGGCAAGAAAACCCGTCATGGTAACGTACCGCTCATGAATCTCAACCATTCTAATGTGTCCTGCACACTGTCTGACTGGTACGCAGCCGAGTACATCGACAAACTTGATGAACTCAAGGACAAGGGCGACGAAAAGCAGGTGGCTGCCAATGCCGGTGCCTGGGCTTTGGGGCGCAAGATTGATGAATTGATTATTACCAAGCTCGGCGGTGCCGCCAACGTGGTCGCTGAGAACACATCCGGCCTGACCAAGGACAAGATCCTTCAGGCCTTCGGTACTATGAATGCCAATGATGTGCCGGACGACGGTCATCGTTTCGCTGTAGTCGGTCCGCACCAGTGGAATGAGCTGCTCAATATTCAGGAGTTCAAGTCCAGCGATTACGCTGGCGAACAGTATCCTTGGCTCAAGGGAACAGAATCCCGCACTTGGCTCGGTATCACCTGGATGTTCCACACCGGCCTGCCGCTGGATAACGGTATGCGCAAATGCTTTGTCTACCATCGCAACGCTGCTGGTCTGGCTGAGGGCCAGAAGGTCAAGGCTTTTGTGGACTGGGTGCCGGAAAAGGCCGCTCATTTGGTGGACCATATGCTCAGCGCCGGTGCCTGCCTTATCGACCCGGACGGCGTGATTGAAATTCAGTGCGACGACGACGCAGTGATTCTTTAA
- a CDS encoding lytic transglycosylase domain-containing protein → MKVFKYGYLLAMTVLVAGFAAGCTANKSPQATLPVEEVVSESQVPEDADALEPEIIATPNEAEDHLSQTEQAVLNQRFGLLFDLEQHDSKDVELFFTFYTHKARKTMVRWLERSQPYLPYVRRVFTQYGLPQDLVLLPFVESGYNVRAYSWAGAGGMWQFMRGTGRLYDLKADWWIDERRDPYKATDAAARHLRDLYDRFGDWYLALAAYNAGEGKISRALKQAKCDTFFELTEKNRKLSRRIRLKKETKQYVPKFIAISKVFQNLDTLGFEPVSWEMEVEVVPVKVPGGTDLLALAREGGMTWNEFHKYNPAFRRQVSPPHMQATAYLPVAKADKMMAYLSNPGSRPFAGYSRYRIRSGDSWWRISRRFGVPINVLKSVNNTRSNTLRPGRYVMVPAHGSNKTVTASASSSSKTRAIASKRGNYVVRSGDTLWSLSQSFGTTVNTLKRSNGLRSSRLKVGQKLYIPNSSNAATKQAVKEAGKVKTQMVNYKVRRGDNLTTISRKFGVKVTDLRRWNSLNSRGTIYAGQRLKVYVQ, encoded by the coding sequence TTGAAAGTTTTCAAATATGGATATTTGCTTGCGATGACGGTGCTTGTTGCGGGCTTTGCGGCTGGCTGTACAGCCAATAAATCTCCTCAGGCCACTTTGCCTGTGGAGGAAGTGGTTTCTGAAAGTCAGGTCCCGGAAGATGCCGATGCTCTTGAACCGGAGATTATCGCCACGCCTAACGAGGCTGAAGACCACCTGAGTCAGACCGAACAGGCTGTGCTTAATCAACGCTTCGGGTTGTTGTTTGATCTTGAGCAGCACGATTCCAAGGATGTGGAGCTGTTCTTTACATTCTATACGCATAAGGCACGTAAAACCATGGTTCGTTGGCTGGAACGCTCTCAGCCATATCTGCCTTACGTGCGTCGCGTCTTTACGCAGTATGGATTGCCGCAGGATCTTGTATTGCTTCCATTCGTGGAGTCCGGGTACAATGTTCGCGCTTATTCTTGGGCCGGTGCCGGTGGCATGTGGCAGTTTATGCGCGGAACAGGTCGACTCTATGACCTCAAGGCCGACTGGTGGATTGACGAACGTCGGGATCCCTACAAGGCCACTGATGCAGCCGCCCGCCATCTGCGGGATCTCTATGATCGATTTGGCGATTGGTATCTCGCGTTGGCAGCTTATAATGCCGGTGAAGGCAAAATTTCACGCGCTTTAAAACAGGCGAAATGTGATACCTTTTTCGAACTGACGGAAAAGAATCGTAAATTGTCTCGCCGAATCCGTCTGAAAAAAGAAACCAAACAATACGTTCCAAAATTTATCGCTATTTCCAAAGTTTTCCAGAACCTCGACACATTGGGCTTTGAGCCAGTGTCTTGGGAAATGGAAGTAGAAGTCGTGCCGGTTAAAGTGCCGGGTGGTACTGATTTGCTTGCCCTTGCTCGTGAGGGTGGCATGACATGGAATGAATTTCATAAGTACAACCCGGCGTTTCGTCGTCAGGTCAGCCCGCCGCACATGCAGGCTACCGCCTATTTGCCTGTGGCCAAGGCCGACAAGATGATGGCGTATTTGTCCAATCCCGGTTCTAGGCCATTTGCGGGCTATAGCCGTTATCGTATTCGTTCCGGCGATTCCTGGTGGCGTATTTCCAGAAGATTTGGCGTCCCCATTAATGTACTGAAAAGCGTCAATAATACCCGTTCTAATACATTACGCCCCGGTCGGTACGTTATGGTTCCGGCGCACGGTTCCAATAAGACTGTGACCGCGTCTGCGTCGTCTTCTTCCAAGACCAGGGCAATCGCATCCAAGCGTGGCAATTATGTCGTCCGTTCTGGTGATACTCTTTGGTCCCTTTCACAGTCGTTCGGTACGACCGTGAACACGCTCAAGCGTTCCAACGGTTTGCGGTCCAGCCGTCTCAAGGTTGGCCAGAAGCTTTATATCCCCAACAGTTCCAACGCAGCCACCAAGCAGGCCGTCAAGGAAGCGGGCAAGGTTAAGACTCAGATGGTGAATTATAAGGTGCGTCGTGGTGACAACCTGACCACCATCTCCCGCAAGTTTGGCGTTAAAGTTACAGATTTGCGCCGCTGGAATTCCCTCAACTCGCGCGGGACCATCTATGCGGGCCAACGCCTCAAGGTGTACGTCCAGTAG
- a CDS encoding pyrimidine dimer DNA glycosylase/endonuclease V, whose product MRLWTVHPKHLDAKGLVALWREGLLARAVLHGQTKGYKNHPQLTRFHEHPNPLIAIDAYLSAVLTESRERNYNFNANKIDETATAPSIEETSGQLDYEWHHLLKKLKKRDPKRFKESQAIERPDAHPLFHMVDGGVREWEKRIKEQQ is encoded by the coding sequence GTGCGGCTCTGGACCGTGCACCCCAAACACCTTGACGCCAAAGGTTTAGTAGCGCTCTGGCGTGAAGGTCTGCTTGCGCGCGCAGTACTTCATGGTCAAACCAAAGGGTATAAAAACCACCCGCAACTCACCCGTTTCCACGAACATCCCAATCCGTTAATCGCCATTGATGCATACCTTTCCGCTGTGCTGACAGAATCACGCGAACGCAACTACAATTTCAACGCGAACAAGATTGATGAGACAGCAACTGCCCCTTCCATTGAAGAGACATCAGGCCAACTCGACTACGAATGGCATCATTTGTTAAAAAAACTGAAAAAACGAGATCCTAAACGGTTCAAAGAATCTCAGGCAATCGAAAGACCTGATGCTCATCCGCTATTTCATATGGTGGATGGGGGTGTTCGGGAGTGGGAAAAAAGAATCAAGGAACAACAATGA
- a CDS encoding MBL fold metallo-hydrolase — MELTFLVDNNSLIGTQFLAEPALSMFIQDGDKNILFDAGYSDAFMINAQRKGIDLLNLDWVALSHGHFDHTWGLDYLIRHHFEAAIHKQPHTRPRLVAHPQAFTSKRKSAVPELGMLLAEEKLSRQFELTLTDKPVWLTDTLVALGEIERVMDFEPPAPLGERIEENGPVPDEMPDDTALAYVSDSGLVVISGCAHAGICNTVEQAKRVTGVDKVHTVLGGFHLQQAKPERLDPTTDYLAALNLENLYACHCTDLYAKIAMAKKCPLKEVGSGLTLKF; from the coding sequence ATGGAACTAACTTTTCTCGTTGATAACAATTCACTCATCGGCACCCAATTCCTGGCCGAACCCGCACTGTCCATGTTCATTCAGGATGGCGACAAAAACATACTTTTCGACGCTGGATATTCCGACGCCTTCATGATCAACGCCCAGCGCAAAGGGATCGACCTGCTCAATCTGGACTGGGTTGCCCTGTCCCACGGGCATTTCGATCACACATGGGGGTTGGATTATCTGATTCGCCATCATTTCGAGGCCGCTATTCACAAACAGCCGCACACACGCCCTCGGCTTGTGGCCCATCCGCAGGCCTTCACCTCCAAACGCAAAAGCGCAGTGCCCGAACTCGGCATGTTGCTGGCAGAGGAAAAATTGTCGCGTCAATTTGAATTAACCCTGACCGACAAGCCGGTTTGGCTCACGGACACACTAGTTGCACTCGGCGAAATCGAACGAGTTATGGATTTCGAGCCACCCGCCCCACTGGGCGAACGCATTGAAGAGAATGGTCCAGTACCTGACGAGATGCCTGACGACACCGCTCTGGCTTACGTCTCGGATTCTGGACTGGTGGTCATATCCGGCTGTGCTCACGCCGGCATTTGCAACACCGTGGAACAAGCAAAACGCGTCACAGGTGTGGACAAAGTCCACACGGTCCTTGGTGGCTTTCACCTGCAACAGGCCAAACCGGAACGGCTTGATCCGACGACGGACTATCTGGCCGCGTTGAACCTGGAAAACCTCTACGCCTGTCATTGTACCGACCTCTACGCCAAAATCGCCATGGCAAAAAAATGTCCGCTCAAGGAAGTCGGATCTGGATTGACGCTCAAATTCTAA
- a CDS encoding thermonuclease family protein gives MNSRNLVLSLFLLSLLTFFPGHASALDVQFLHIIDGDSLVVVSGGDSVEVRLIGVDAPEYRQEYSNKAKVFSLKFCHGKRLKLVFDREKKDRYGRTLAYVYADGEMLNKAIIQAGLALAFKIKPNTRYSSHFKAVEKEAKKAKRGFWRFGGLKQTPAQWRRAH, from the coding sequence ATGAATTCCCGCAACCTTGTTTTATCACTTTTCCTGTTGTCTCTGTTGACTTTTTTCCCGGGTCACGCTTCGGCCCTTGATGTCCAATTCCTTCATATAATAGATGGGGACTCTTTGGTGGTCGTGTCTGGTGGCGATTCCGTCGAAGTCCGGCTTATCGGTGTGGATGCCCCGGAATATCGACAGGAATACAGTAACAAGGCCAAAGTCTTTTCCCTGAAATTCTGCCATGGCAAACGTCTGAAATTGGTCTTTGATCGAGAGAAAAAGGACCGTTACGGCAGAACGCTCGCCTATGTTTACGCCGACGGCGAAATGCTTAACAAAGCCATAATTCAAGCTGGTTTGGCCCTTGCCTTTAAGATTAAGCCCAACACCAGATATTCTTCTCATTTTAAGGCTGTTGAGAAAGAAGCCAAGAAAGCGAAGCGAGGCTTTTGGCGATTCGGTGGTTTGAAACAAACTCCTGCTCAATGGCGTAGGGCTCATTAG